Proteins from a single region of Bacteroidota bacterium:
- a CDS encoding MCE family protein: MEEKNKHGVKLGLFIFIGLLFFLAGVLAIGNINNSFTKSINVVAIFPQVSGLQPGDNVWLSGVKVGTVKELQFMPNSAVMVNINLEKKLQQYIPKNALAKIGSDGLIGNKLIVIYSGDIAKGAINIDDTLKVEPTITNEDMMATLQANNQNLLAITSDFKTLSKNLVSGEGSVGQLLTNDDLYNNLSTSVAAINSAANKLNTMSASLVLFTDKMNTDGNLPNSFVEDTILFSQIADAIATLNEASETAKKITENLETTTAGLNQNTNSVAGVILNDPAASENLKQSLINLESSTKKLNENMEALKHNFLFRRYFKKQEKTE; the protein is encoded by the coding sequence ATGGAAGAGAAAAACAAACACGGAGTAAAATTAGGACTGTTTATATTTATAGGTCTGCTATTTTTTCTAGCCGGTGTACTGGCAATTGGCAATATCAATAATTCATTTACAAAATCAATTAATGTTGTAGCCATTTTCCCACAGGTAAGCGGATTACAACCGGGTGATAATGTATGGTTGAGCGGCGTAAAAGTTGGCACCGTAAAAGAATTACAATTTATGCCGAATTCCGCTGTAATGGTAAATATCAATCTGGAGAAAAAATTACAACAATACATTCCAAAAAACGCCTTGGCCAAAATTGGGTCTGACGGGCTAATTGGAAATAAACTCATTGTAATTTATTCCGGAGATATTGCAAAGGGGGCTATCAATATTGATGATACCCTAAAGGTTGAACCTACTATTACCAATGAAGACATGATGGCAACACTGCAGGCAAATAATCAGAATTTGCTTGCCATAACTTCTGATTTTAAAACATTGAGTAAAAACTTAGTCAGCGGAGAAGGAAGTGTTGGTCAGTTATTAACAAACGACGACCTGTATAATAACCTCTCCACATCTGTTGCAGCTATAAATTCAGCCGCAAATAAGTTAAATACCATGAGTGCTTCTCTTGTTTTATTTACCGATAAAATGAATACAGATGGTAATCTGCCAAATAGTTTTGTAGAAGATACGATATTATTTAGTCAAATTGCCGATGCTATTGCCACGTTAAATGAAGCATCCGAAACAGCTAAAAAGATAACTGAAAATCTGGAAACCACAACAGCAGGTTTAAATCAAAACACCAATTCCGTTGCCGGTGTAATTCTTAACGACCCAGCCGCTTCAGAAAACCTCAAACAGTCGTTGATTAACCTGGAGAGCAGCACCAAAAAATTAAATGAAAATATGGAAGCCCTTAAACATAATTTTTTGTTTAGAAGGTATTTCAAAAAACAGGAGAAAACAGAATAA
- a CDS encoding T9SS type A sorting domain-containing protein, translated as MRTKLLSYSGAATAFLFAGSDQLKAQVVYGDIDPDVYITGDPADYFLDVNMDGEYEVYFAHTEDMFLAGFGCYGAVVPNYSYCFMNYAVDYGASWTFALKFDAGDPILEAFNNPPEALNLQHVGGGSTYGLGPWISEDDAYLGINFFTPSGDQYFAWVRLQVDECGYFIKDYAYAPEGIFAGEGLPVDVCEVPPSTDVTGIEAEKAKITWSDVTGATGYNVRFREVGATDWHEKTVEAPKTFIKLKTLNCDTEYEWQVQADCAGGLSEYTPLNTFTTLSCRLGETESVDFSIYPNPANGSLNVNFEEPVNNGIVEIFNFTGTLLYSETVNGYATTIDLSTLPAGMYFVSITADNVVQRQEFIKQ; from the coding sequence ATGAGAACAAAATTACTATCCTACTCTGGAGCAGCTACAGCATTTCTGTTTGCAGGCTCCGACCAATTGAAAGCACAAGTTGTTTATGGTGACATCGACCCTGATGTTTACATAACAGGTGATCCCGCTGATTATTTTCTGGATGTAAATATGGACGGTGAATATGAGGTGTATTTCGCACATACAGAAGATATGTTTTTAGCAGGATTTGGCTGCTATGGGGCTGTTGTTCCAAACTATTCCTACTGTTTCATGAATTATGCTGTTGACTATGGTGCCAGTTGGACGTTTGCCTTAAAATTTGATGCGGGTGACCCAATTCTGGAAGCTTTTAATAACCCACCGGAAGCTTTAAATCTTCAACATGTAGGCGGCGGTTCTACCTATGGTTTAGGACCTTGGATTTCGGAAGATGATGCCTACCTTGGTATCAATTTTTTCACACCTTCCGGAGATCAATATTTCGCCTGGGTGCGTTTGCAGGTGGATGAATGCGGCTATTTTATAAAAGATTACGCATATGCACCTGAGGGTATATTTGCCGGCGAAGGCTTACCTGTTGATGTTTGTGAAGTACCTCCATCTACAGATGTAACAGGTATTGAAGCAGAAAAAGCAAAAATTACGTGGTCAGATGTGACCGGAGCCACTGGTTACAATGTTCGTTTTCGTGAAGTTGGTGCTACCGATTGGCATGAAAAAACAGTTGAAGCACCTAAAACATTTATTAAATTAAAAACCTTAAATTGTGATACCGAATACGAATGGCAGGTGCAGGCAGATTGTGCAGGTGGCTTGTCGGAGTATACGCCTTTAAATACATTCACAACCTTATCCTGCCGTTTAGGAGAAACTGAATCAGTAGATTTTTCTATTTATCCTAATCCTGCAAATGGTTCGCTTAATGTAAATTTTGAAGAGCCTGTCAACAATGGTATTGTAGAAATATTTAATTTCACCGGCACACTGTTATATTCAGAAACAGTTAATGGATATGCAACAACAATTGATTTATCTACCTTACCGGCAGGCATGTATTTTGTTTCAATTACTGCCGATAATGTTGTGCAACGACAAGAGTTTATAAAACAATAA
- a CDS encoding ABC transporter permease — MEKKNRKYVFTKKLDAFFIGLLDASRFVGLYFKEVFRGPFEFTEFKKQCYMMGIKSLPLITLTGLVTGIVFTKQSRPSLQELGAVSWLPSLIAIALIRALAPLITSLISAGKIGSNIGAQLGSMRVTEQIDAMNVSGVNAFKYLVVTRVSASTVMIPILMMYFAFIGLIGSFINVYLGENTSFVSYFQEAFSPISFLDVLTGLFKSIAYGLTIGLVGSYKGYNASRGTEGVGIAANQAVVISMFLIFVEEIIIVQISGWIRLAQF, encoded by the coding sequence ATGGAGAAAAAAAATCGTAAATATGTTTTTACAAAAAAATTAGATGCCTTTTTTATAGGCTTGCTGGATGCTTCGCGTTTTGTAGGCCTTTATTTTAAAGAAGTATTCAGAGGTCCGTTTGAATTTACCGAGTTCAAGAAACAATGTTATATGATGGGTATTAAATCGTTGCCCCTCATAACGCTTACAGGCCTGGTTACCGGCATTGTATTTACTAAACAATCGCGACCATCACTTCAGGAACTAGGTGCTGTTTCATGGCTGCCATCACTAATTGCTATCGCTTTGATCAGAGCATTGGCACCATTAATTACTTCACTTATTTCAGCAGGTAAAATTGGTTCCAATATTGGTGCTCAATTGGGCTCTATGCGAGTTACAGAGCAAATTGATGCGATGAATGTTTCCGGTGTGAATGCATTTAAATACCTGGTAGTAACACGGGTGAGCGCATCTACTGTTATGATTCCTATCTTAATGATGTACTTTGCTTTTATCGGTTTAATTGGTTCGTTTATAAATGTTTATTTGGGTGAAAATACCAGCTTCGTATCCTATTTTCAAGAAGCATTTTCGCCTATTTCATTTTTGGATGTTTTAACCGGATTGTTTAAATCCATCGCCTACGGATTAACCATTGGTTTAGTGGGCAGTTATAAAGGTTATAATGCATCAAGGGGCACAGAAGGTGTTGGTATTGCTGCGAATCAGGCTGTAGTTATTTCCATGTTCCTGATTTTTGTGGAAGAAATAATTATTGTTCAGATAAGCGGTTGGATCAGACTTGCACAATTTTAA
- a CDS encoding ATP-binding cassette domain-containing protein: METNLAIDISDLHISFGEQHILNGVNLSVKKGENLVVLGRSGSGKSVLIKIIAGLLKPDSGKVITLGKDMNTINEKDLRLLRQKIGFSFQNSALYDSMTIYDNIAFPLLRNAKKYTKAELDKAIIGALDAVGLAQTAQQMPAELSGGQRKRIGIARTLILNPELMLYDEPTAGLDPITCIEINNLIVELQQRFNSSAIIITHDLTCAKTTGHRIAVLLDGKFIREGSFESVFATDEPLVKQFYEYNFIN; encoded by the coding sequence ATGGAAACAAATTTAGCAATAGATATCAGCGACCTCCATATTTCATTTGGAGAACAACATATTTTGAATGGTGTAAATCTTAGTGTAAAAAAAGGTGAAAATCTTGTTGTACTTGGACGGTCAGGAAGTGGCAAATCGGTATTAATAAAAATTATAGCCGGATTATTAAAACCTGACTCCGGTAAAGTAATTACATTGGGTAAAGATATGAATACGATAAATGAAAAAGATTTGCGTTTATTAAGACAAAAAATCGGGTTTTCATTTCAGAACAGTGCCTTGTATGATAGTATGACGATTTATGACAATATTGCCTTTCCCCTATTGCGCAATGCAAAAAAATATACAAAGGCTGAATTAGACAAGGCTATTATCGGAGCATTAGATGCTGTGGGTTTAGCACAAACAGCACAACAAATGCCTGCTGAACTTTCAGGCGGGCAACGGAAAAGAATTGGTATAGCAAGAACACTTATTTTAAATCCTGAGTTAATGTTATACGATGAACCAACTGCGGGATTAGACCCAATCACATGTATTGAAATAAACAACCTGATTGTTGAATTACAGCAACGTTTTAATTCAAGTGCAATTATAATTACCCACGATTTAACTTGTGCAAAAACAACAGGACACAGAATAGCCGTTTTATTAGATGGCAAATTTATCAGAGAAGGTTCATTTGAAAGTGTATTTGCGACGGATGAACCATTAGTAAAACAATTTTACGAATACAATTTTATAAATTAA
- a CDS encoding T9SS type A sorting domain-containing protein, producing the protein MKTKLLSYSGAAAAFMIAGSNQLKSQVVYGDIDPDVYVTGDPVDYYMDLNLDGEYEVHFDHFANGYGDIGCAGFVVPNYSYCFISYQYDSLGLYSFAKVFEEGETVLGGFNNAPGYINLQHADGSSTFGIGPWISPDDKYIGFVFETPDGAESFFAWVRLQVDECGYVIKDYAYSPDPIIAGEGMPVDVCEMPASVDVTGIEAEKAKITWSDVAGATSYNVRFREVGATDWHEKTVEAPKTFIKLKTLNCDTEYEWQVQADCAGGLSEYTALNTFTTLSCRLGETESVDFSIYPNPANGSLNVNFEEPVNNGIVEIFNFTGTLLYSETVNGYATTIDLSALPAGMYFVSITADNVVQRQEFIKQ; encoded by the coding sequence ATGAAAACAAAATTACTTTCCTACTCCGGAGCCGCCGCTGCATTCATGATTGCAGGCTCCAATCAGTTGAAATCGCAGGTTGTTTACGGTGACATCGACCCTGATGTTTATGTAACAGGGGATCCTGTAGATTATTATATGGATTTGAATTTAGATGGTGAATATGAAGTGCATTTTGATCACTTTGCAAATGGGTATGGTGATATTGGCTGTGCGGGATTTGTGGTGCCTAATTATTCTTATTGCTTTATTAGCTATCAATATGATTCACTTGGCCTTTATAGTTTTGCAAAAGTTTTTGAAGAAGGTGAAACCGTGTTAGGTGGATTTAATAATGCACCCGGTTATATAAACCTTCAACACGCTGATGGCAGTTCTACTTTTGGCATAGGTCCCTGGATTTCTCCTGATGATAAATATATAGGTTTTGTATTTGAAACTCCAGACGGAGCGGAATCGTTTTTTGCATGGGTAAGGCTGCAGGTTGATGAATGTGGATATGTAATTAAAGATTATGCCTATTCACCCGATCCAATTATTGCGGGAGAAGGTATGCCTGTTGATGTTTGTGAAATGCCTGCTTCTGTTGATGTTACCGGTATTGAAGCTGAAAAAGCAAAAATTACCTGGTCTGATGTAGCAGGTGCAACTAGTTACAATGTGCGTTTTCGTGAAGTTGGTGCTACCGATTGGCATGAAAAAACAGTTGAAGCACCTAAAACATTTATTAAATTAAAAACTTTAAATTGTGATACCGAATACGAATGGCAGGTGCAGGCAGATTGTGCAGGTGGCTTGTCGGAGTATACGGCTTTAAATACATTCACAACCTTATCCTGCCGTTTAGGAGAAACTGAATCAGTAGATTTTTCTATTTATCCTAATCCTGCAAATGGTTCGCTTAATGTAAATTTTGAAGAGCCTGTCAACAATGGTATTGTAGAAATATTTAATTTCACCGGCACACTGTTATATTCAGAAACGGTTAACGGATATGCAACAACAATTGATTTATCTGCCTTACCGGCAGGCATGTATTTTGTTTCAATTACTGCCGATAATGTTGTGCAACGACAAGAGTTTATAAAACAATAA
- a CDS encoding zf-TFIIB domain-containing protein: protein MKCPVCIDKDLLMTDRQGVEIDYCPTCRGVWLDRGELDKLIDRSGEGADSFKKSKHQLDESDNYKQNKHPQHYKKKSIWGEIFDF from the coding sequence ATGAAATGTCCGGTTTGTATTGATAAAGACCTATTGATGACTGATCGTCAAGGCGTTGAAATTGATTATTGCCCAACTTGCCGTGGTGTATGGCTCGATCGTGGTGAACTAGATAAATTAATTGACCGCAGTGGGGAAGGGGCTGATAGTTTTAAAAAGTCAAAACATCAATTGGATGAAAGCGATAACTACAAACAAAATAAACACCCGCAACATTATAAAAAGAAAAGTATTTGGGGTGAAATTTTCGACTTTTAA